In the genome of Oxyura jamaicensis isolate SHBP4307 breed ruddy duck chromosome 13, BPBGC_Ojam_1.0, whole genome shotgun sequence, one region contains:
- the LOC118173898 gene encoding uncharacterized protein LOC118173898 isoform X1, translating into MHSTKACTSAWKGAVPVGLVLPLQLWHTGRRFPVSGRLQCSVQCASAMQGGSASGTVSAAGSVGTGTQRHPTVRGQRPSLEWAATGRSSAPAASAGDVLGLAQGAGLPSDRTAAGRCCADRRGVQGLCGAAGRLRGYVWGGQRGCVPWVPCWALPLLLWGCGWGAAPHMQCGVGGVRGSCIPAALDGWCLRSAKLAVFCQGGPCRSVPAVAVPCVPAVLGSWCFCRASSAPCPCSAPQVSSLHPRHSPRPFAAATKQCWQGAQCPVPPGCVAGSVPAACGTQCPRVSAVRGCVPAWPAPVGSLAAGCVQPAPSACPAGCNYSLHADEEGGRWQEWLPVPCRKGQGCNDGVAHWGRAVQELGTPGPVLLGTCLWGLRPGGPLAPVPLGDTALGLRPIPPAAPEAAGARAA; encoded by the exons ATGCACAGCACCAAAGCGTGCACCTCAGCATGGAAGGGGGCAGTCCCcgtggggctggtgctgcccctgcagctTTGGCACACTGGGAGGAGGTTTCCAGTGTCCGGGCGCCTGCAGTGCAGCGTGCAGTGTGCGTCTGCAATGCAGGGGGGCAGCGCTTCGGGCACCGTCTCTGCAGCGGGCAGCGTGGGCACTGGCACCCAAAGGCACCCCACTGTGCGCGGGCAGCGTCCCAGCCTGGAGTGGGCAGCAACGGGAAGGAGCAGCGCGCCTGCAGCGAGCGCAGGGGATGTTTTGGGGCTGGCGCAGGGTGCGGGGTTGCCTAGTGACCGCACAGCAGCGGGGAGATGCTGTGCCGACCGACGCGGTGTGCAGGGGCTGTGTGGTGCCGCGGGGAGGCTCAGGGGCTATGTGTGGggtgggcagcggggctgcgTCCCTTGGGTTCCGTGCTGGGcactgcccctgctcctgtggggctgtgggtggGGGGCAGCGCCCCACATGCAGTGCGGGGTGGGTGGTGTGCGGGGCTCCTGCATCCCTGCAGCGCTGGATGGGTGGTGCCTTCGCAGTGCGAAGCTGGCAGTGTTTTGCCAGGGAGGGCCGTGCCgctctgtccctgctgtggcAGTGCCCTGtgtccctgcagtgctgggctcGTGGTGTTTCTGCAGGGCAAGCAGTGCCCCGTGTCC CTGCAGTGCCCCACAGGTGTCATCCCTGCATCCCAGGCACAGCCCCCGTCCCTTTGCTGCCGCCACCaagcagtgctggcagggcGCACAGTGCCCTGTGCCCCCAGGGTGCGTGGCAGGCAGCGTCCCCGCAGCTTGTGGCACGCAGTGCCCCCGTGTCTCTGCGGTGAGAGGCTGCGTCCCAGCCTGGCCAGCTCCCGTCGGGTCGCTGGCAGCAGGCTGCGTGCAGCCCGCCCCGTCAGCGTGCCCGGCTGGCTGTAATTACAGCTTGCATGCTGACGAAGAGGGTGGACGGTGGCAGGAGTGGCTTCCTGTCCCTTGCAGGAAGGGCCAGGGTTGCAATGACGGGGTTGCTCACTGGGGCAGGGCGGTGCAGGAACTTGGTACACCAGGACCTGTCCTCCTGGGCACTTGTTTGTGGGGGCTGAGGCCGGGCGGTCCCCTGGCACCCGTTCCCCTTGGGGACACGGCTTTGGGACTGCGTCCAATCCCACCGGCTGCACCCGAAGCTGCTGGGGCTCGCGCCGCTTAA
- the LOC118173898 gene encoding uncharacterized protein LOC118173898 isoform X2 yields the protein MPEEHPPIPQAGCSMRRGAVGVARVGRRRGAVADAADADFGACSEVSVPVLSWRSRGQESWWPCTAPKRAPQHGRGQSPWGWCCPCSFGTLGGGFQCPGACSAACSVRLQCRGAALRAPSLQRAAWALAPKGTPLCAGSVPAWSGQQREGAARLQRAQGMFWGWRRVRGCLVTAQQRGDAVPTDAVCRGCVVPRGGSGAMCGVGSGAASLGFRAGHCPCSCGAVGGGQRPTCSAGWVVCGAPASLQRWMGGAFAVRSWQCFAREGRAALSLLWQCPVSLQCPTGVIPASQAQPPSLCCRHQAVLAGRTVPCAPRVRGRQRPRSLWHAVPPCLCGERLRPSLASSRRVAGSRLRAARPVSVPGWL from the exons ATGCCAGAGGAGCACCCACCCATCCCGCAGGCTGGGTGCAGCATGCGGAGAGGAGCAGTGGGAGTGGCGAGAGTGGGTCGCCGCCGCGGGGCCGTGGCAGATGCTGCAGATGCTGATTTTGGGGCATGCAGTGAGGTCAGTGTGCCTGTTCTCAGCTGGAGAAGCAGGGGGCAGGAAAGCTGGTGGCCATGCACAGCACCAAAGCGTGCACCTCAGCATGGAAGGGGGCAGTCCCcgtggggctggtgctgcccctgcagctTTGGCACACTGGGAGGAGGTTTCCAGTGTCCGGGCGCCTGCAGTGCAGCGTGCAGTGTGCGTCTGCAATGCAGGGGGGCAGCGCTTCGGGCACCGTCTCTGCAGCGGGCAGCGTGGGCACTGGCACCCAAAGGCACCCCACTGTGCGCGGGCAGCGTCCCAGCCTGGAGTGGGCAGCAACGGGAAGGAGCAGCGCGCCTGCAGCGAGCGCAGGGGATGTTTTGGGGCTGGCGCAGGGTGCGGGGTTGCCTAGTGACCGCACAGCAGCGGGGAGATGCTGTGCCGACCGACGCGGTGTGCAGGGGCTGTGTGGTGCCGCGGGGAGGCTCAGGGGCTATGTGTGGggtgggcagcggggctgcgTCCCTTGGGTTCCGTGCTGGGcactgcccctgctcctgtggggctgtgggtggGGGGCAGCGCCCCACATGCAGTGCGGGGTGGGTGGTGTGCGGGGCTCCTGCATCCCTGCAGCGCTGGATGGGTGGTGCCTTCGCAGTGCGAAGCTGGCAGTGTTTTGCCAGGGAGGGCCGTGCCgctctgtccctgctgtggcAGTGCCCTGtgtcc CTGCAGTGCCCCACAGGTGTCATCCCTGCATCCCAGGCACAGCCCCCGTCCCTTTGCTGCCGCCACCaagcagtgctggcagggcGCACAGTGCCCTGTGCCCCCAGGGTGCGTGGCAGGCAGCGTCCCCGCAGCTTGTGGCACGCAGTGCCCCCGTGTCTCTGCGGTGAGAGGCTGCGTCCCAGCCTGGCCAGCTCCCGTCGGGTCGCTGGCAGCAGGCTGCGTGCAGCCCGCCCCGTCAGCGTGCCCGGCTGGCTGTAA